The nucleotide window GAACATGAGCATGAAGAGCTTCTTCAGGTCCTCCACGTGGACGACTAGCTGTGCACCGGGGTTAAACAgcttttcattattttggtCCAGCAGGTTGTCTCTCTCGAGCCTATGGATGTTATAGTGCTGACTAGCCACTTCACTCTCCCTGTTCCTTATGTATATCAGCTCCCTATTATGATcgaacacatttttgcaaatggcTAGCACATTGGCTAGAATCTTCACATCTGGGtggtacacatttttgaacACATTTagtatgtacatgtgcaggcattttttcttattttcctTCTCGTGCAGGTAATTTGAAATGGGGATGGAGGAGAGGTTGAGGATCATCCTAATGTACAAGTTCTGATAGGAGTAGCTAGCCACGTCGAAGAGGTTCAGATTTATGTTAAAGTAGCTCTCCAGAAATTGCATCAATTCCCTTTCGTCCAGCTGGACAAACGTCTTGCTGTTGATCTTAGTGATGTACTCGATGACGTTGAGGAAGATGAGCAGGAGGTGCTCCTCCAGCTCGAGCTCCGCCAGGAAGGCCCGCACGCCGGGCGACAGGCAGCCCAGTTCGCTCGCCGAGAGGTACCCGTTGTACAGCGCGTCGAACTGGTTCAGCGCAAGGGGGGCCTCCCCCCTACCCCCGCTGAAGCCGCCACTCAAGCCGCCGCTTATCACGCCGCTCCCCGCGAAGCGCACGAAGAGCAAGTTCAGGAGGAACTTGAGGGGGGAGCTGCTGCCCCCCCGGCGGTTGACGAACAGGTGcgcggggaagaagaaggacagCTCCTTGACGCACTCGATGAGCAGCTCGAACTCCGCCCGGTTCCTGCCGCTCAAGCTGTtgtaaaaacaaatggagaGGAACTCAAACAGCTCGCTCGCCTCGTTTATGATGAGCCCCCTGAACACGTTCAGCTGCTGCTTGCTCTGCACGTTGCTGCTGCTCTCGTTGCTGATGGTGTAGAACACCTCCCGCAGGAAGCTCAGGCAGATGTGCACCACGGTGGCGAAGTACCCGCCATCGGCGGAGCGGTTATCTATACCGCTTTCGCCACTTCCGCCATCGATACCGCTGGCGCCGCTTCCGCCCCCCTGCGAGGCCAAGCGCCGCGTCAGGAACTCCCGcacgaagaagaggaggaagttaAATAAGTACCTAAAGTAAAAGTACTCGTTGTGCAGGCAGAGGACGCTAAAAATCTGGGCGAACTTATTCTTCGTggaatttatataaaagcgGATGACGTAGCTGTCCCTCTCGTTCAGGTAATTCCCCATCAACATGTTACAAGGGTTCAGAAAAACCTCCGCGAATCTCTTCTTCACTGCTTCGACTGACTTCTCCTTCATGTGGAGGGTAGTCCCATCCAGCTCGTGATGCAAATTGATTGGCAGACTGAACAGGATATTAATAAAACTGTTTCGGATGCTCACTTTACTCTCCTGGGGGTACACATGATAATGCTTGGCCAACAACTTGTTCATGTAACAAAAGGAGAGGAACACCAGGTGCTCCTTAAAAACGCTCAACGACTTGTCCTTCTCGATCAGGTCCGAATACACCAGGTAAAACGCCCCGTAGAATTCCGAGCAGTCCCTATTTCTGCACTCGTTCAGGTACGTCACGCTCCCCACTTCGTTTTTAAATGACTTCATCAAAATTTCGCTCAGCTCCCTGCTCTTCTCCAGGATGCCCCCCGCCGCCTCCATCGTGGTGAGAGCGGCGAGAGTGGCGGTAACAACTACAGAGGTCACAGCTATCTGAGCGGCGATAGTGCCGACTGCTCAGCCCCCGGTGCGGCTTCGCGCCCCCTCCGGGTGTCTCCTCTTCAGCGGAAAACTGatccaaaaaggggaaaaaaatgtatgaacaggtcaggcagAAACAGGGGCGCACTCCTGCAGCAGGGAACTCTCTGCCCACGCCGGGGGAGCAGCCATCCCGCAGCCACGTCGCTGTGCCTCCCCTATCCTCTTATTTGTATCTCAGCCgcgtaaaaagggaagtaaCAACGAAATAATGAAGtgatgaaataataaaataaaataaaaaataaatatataaataaacgGGGCGACGCCTCCGGCTTGGTCTAGGCAGCGCGCCGCCAAGCAGCCAACTTCGGCCACGCCGTGCTCCGGGCGCGCAGTGCAGCTCTCTCCGCGCGAGCCAGGCGCCTCTCGTCAACGGAGATCGCCGTGGGGTTGTTTCCCATCCGCCGCTGTTTTCCTCTCAAGTGCGCGACGCGCATTCGTTCGCAGTAcaaagcaaaaaggaacgcTCTCGCTTAATCATAATGCGTAAGCATGTGCTTATGCGACCTCTCTCCTCTTTGTGTGCACTCTCTGCTTCCTTTACAAACTCGTTTTCCCTCATGGACCAACGATGGGTTCGCTTCCCCCGTAAgcagttctttttttcttctttttttgttcctttttttgctcctctttctttcttttttttttcttttttttttttttttttttttttccttaccgGGGCGGCTCTGCTAATGACCTGCCGTTCTATCGCCTCGAGGGGGCCGGTCGGCGGggcgaaagggaaaggaaaggcaAGGGAAACACCTGCTCTTCAAGGAACAAGCGAGGCATACTACGTGTATGCACGCACAAGCATTTGCAGCATGCATGCAGGGGCACGTGAGTTTACACGTAGTATGCCTCGCTTGTTTTACCCGACGATGCGGCGTAAGTGCCCTTTCCTAATGGGTAAGCAACCTGCTAAGCGCACCCCGTgggttttttccttcttcgcgTTCCAGGGTGTAGTCCCCTCCCCCCGATGGGTGAAGTCGCGCCGAGGCAGAAAAGGGCCCGAAAAAAGGCCTTCAAAAAATGCCTTCAAAAAGTGCCTACAAAAAGTGCCTACAAAAAATGCCTTCAAAAAGTGCCTACAAAGAAGGTCTGCAAAAAAGGCCTTCGCAAAAACGCCTTCACAAAAACGCCTTCGCAAAAACGCCTTCACAAAAACGCCTTCGCAAAAACGCCTTCGCAAAAACGCCTTCACAAAAACGCCTTCGCAAAAACGCCTTCGCAAAAACGCCTTCACAAAAACGCCTTCACAAAAACGCCTTCGCAAAAACGCCTTCGCAAAAACGCCTTCGCAAAAACGCCTTCGCAAAAACGCCTTCGCAAAAAGCACAAAGTGGGGGCATACAGCTCCTCCCTCCACGCATGCACATGATTACAATTAGCCTGTCCCTGTGGAGTGCTCACttaatttgttataaatTAACACCGCGCAGTGAACAACTTGACCCCCCTCCGTTCTGCTATCCAAATGGGCGCTCCTTTGGAAATGAAATTTTAGGACGAGTTAGCCAAACGGACAGCTTTtacatgtttaaaaaaaaaaaaaaaaaaaaaaaaagaggcacgTGGGCTATTCCCCCTTCTCTGTGTGCACAAGTCAACAGGGTGAGTCCCCCGCTCTGCTACAACGGTGGGGTGCGCAGACGGAACGGCACTCGGGGACAACTCCCAGCGCCAGTTGTGTGGCACCCTTGGGAAGCGGTTAATCCAAAGGGATCGGGGAGGACCATCCCTATGTGTGGTATGCACCCCGGCGtgggagcatttttttttttttttttccgcgtgAAAGCCGCTGCAACGCAATCGAGGGCACGCCTGTGCGCGCACACACACGAGGCAGTTACAACTTGGGGAGCAGAATTTTTTGGAGGCCAAGTCGTTTGGGCGTGGGGAACACCAAAGAAGAGCCGTTCAGATAAGCGGTTTGTTCCCCGCGGGGAAGCGGCCAGGTccagcaaaaaaataaaataaaaaaaaataaaataaaaaataaataaacgcGCAGGGTAGcattaaaaagggataaaaacGAGAAGGCTAAACGGGTGTGCCGCGACAGACGCGCGCACTCAGCGCAGGACACCCCTCATATGATCTTCACTCTGCTTTCCATcagcttctgcttcttctcgCGGGCGATCCGCTTGGCCCGCTCGAGGGGCGTCTCCTCAACGGGGGCGGTACCCGCCGCAGCGGCGCTTCCTGCCGCATCccctgctgctccccccgccTTCCCCTCGGGGGCCACGTTCACTTGGAAGAAGTCCTCCGCGTCGTACACGTCGTACACGTCGCCCGCGAAGGAGTCCCCGGGTGCGCCCTGCCCGGATTTCGCCGCGTCTCCGTGGGGGGAACTTCCCACTCCACTCGCTCCGCCTGCTTCGTGCGCCTCATTTGCTTCCTCCACCCCTTCTGCTTCCTGCGCCCTAACGACGGAAAACTCGTCCGCCCCAAACTCCGTGTTgtaaaaacttttaaaattgaAGATGTTAATGTTTTCGCCCATCTGGTGCGTCTTAAACAGCTGGTCGCAAGCAGAGTAGGTgcttttgtatttataaattaagtAGGCGCGGTAGTGCTCATACACCTCCTTCTTCTGGCTGAGGCTTTGCACCTTGGAGAGCACATCATGCAGATTGTATTTCCGCCGAACCGTTTTGTATATATCTGTTAGGTCAGTTTTGTTCTCCCCCATAAGCAACACATTATTAACGGGGAAATACAGCTTGGACATGACTTCATTTATTAATTGCATAAAAAGATTGAAACTTGTTTTTAAGTTTTTCCTACGATGCTGTTTTATCTTGTGGACCATTCGGGTGTACTTGTCCGTCAGCTTGGCTAGCTccagatttattttttccttttcaataACAAAGTTGGTGTCTCTCCCCGCCTGCTCCAAGTTGCTCCGTTGATTGGGCTGCTCGCGATTAAACTCCCCGCGATGGGGATCTCCCATATTATTATGGTCTGCTCCCCCATTATGGTCTGCTCCCCCATTATGGTCAGACAAATCCGCGCCATCCTTCTCCCCGCCGTACAAGTGACACAACTCCTCGTCCTTCGTATAACTGCAACAGTTTCCCTTAACATACACCTCAActagcttcttcttcattacCAGCAGGgaattcttcctttttataattgGGACGGAGGTATTCCTCCCGATGTGTTCAATTTtgctgtttttaaaaaaatctgaCTGGTCAGGTAAAATTAAGTACTTTTTGAGCACTTTATTTTCGAACAGCTTTGCAATAACGACAGCTTTGTAGTCACTCGTCACACACTGTAGGATCTTCCGAATGGCTGCTGTGTAGTGCTTTTCGTTGTAgtcaatttttcttttctttttctttaaatttaggtacatgtatatgtccCACAGTTCGTCATTTTCCGGGAGtatttgctttattttgtttttttcctcccgcACGTACTTCTGCAGCTCGTCTTCTTCCTCGCCCATTGCATCGTCACTGCCGCCTTCTTCCCCGCCGCTGCTGCTCTGATTATCACCTCCGTGCGAGTCGTTCCACTCGCCTGTGTAGCTGTTCCGCTTCTctctcttccgcttcttcctaaTGTAGCTAGTAATTTTATTCAACGCTACGtcgttaaaaatgtttttcagCTGAAACGTGatgctttttttccgcttcttcttttcctcctcttcattgCGCTCTCCCTCAACGGGGTCCTCCGCCGCGTCTCCCATGTAGTCCTCTGCCGCGTCTCCCATGTAGTCCTCTGCCGCGCCCCCATTTAAGTCATCTCCCTCGCCGTTCTTCGCCCCATCCTGGGTGTACACCTCATCATCGTCGCTGAAGTTTAGGCTCATTTGGCTGGCTTCTCTGGGGAAGGCACACACGGCACCCCGTTTTGCCGACTCttccaaggggggaaatacgCAAAGTGGGGGGAAATCCGTAACGTGGAGAAATAACAccgcaaaggggagaaaaaacaccGCAACGGTTGGccaaaaaagtgtaaacaGCCAAGGTGACACAGAAACGAAGTGacaattttgagaaaaaaaaaaaaaataaataaaatatatgaacaggcaaggtaaaagggcagaaaaaataaggccaattaggtaaaaaaaaaaaaaaaaatatgcacaggGAAGGTAAATTCCGTGCCAaataatgtgaaaaaaaaagcgaacaaGACATCCGCAGAGGTATACACATTGCTGCTTCGCCTTTAGAGAGAGGTAATAACCCGTCAAGGCACGTTAATTATCAAATGGGAGATACCACcgattgttctttttttttttttctccaaaaagggATACACACTGCACATTCGCTGAGTGAACGTCGCCTCTAACGTTCCACAGCTAGCTGGCATGACGCCGCttcagttttgcaaaaagggggatacGTAAATCCGCATGTGTGCACGTTATACTAATGCATGGCACCCCCTTCACGGCTGATGGGGAGCACGACCAACAAGAGAGGTTTGTAATCGCAAATTAGAAGCTTTCAtcttttattcttttcgCCACCTTCTTCGCCAGcattggtaaaaaaaaaacgtttgggaggagaacaaaaaaaaaaaaatcggggGTGGGGAAGTGAGCTAGCCAAAGGTTCAACAAATGGGGTATGCCCACGggggtgaaggaaaaaaaataaataaatatataaataaataaataaataaataaatatataaataaataaataaataaataaataaataaataaataaataaataaataaataaataaataaataaataaataaaaagggacaacACGCACATGCGGGTCCCCGTTCGCACCCCCCAGGGGTTCCGCGAATTAGAAAAGGGAGTCTCTCCCCACAAATGTGCAAGTGGTGAGTGGGGAAGCGGGTGGGTGTGTAAACATGTGCGCTTCTCCA belongs to Plasmodium vivax chromosome 6, whole genome shotgun sequence and includes:
- a CDS encoding hypothetical protein, conserved (encoded by transcript PVX_001925A), encoding MSLNFSDDDEVYTQDGAKNGEGDDLNGGAAEDYMGDAAEDYMGDAAEDPVEGERNEEEEKKKRKKSITFQLKNIFNDVALNKITSYIRKKRKREKRNSYTGEWNDSHGGDNQSSSGGEEGGSDDAMGEEEDELQKYVREEKNKIKQILPENDELWDIYMYLNLKKKKRKIDYNEKHYTAAIRKILQCVTSDYKAVVIAKLFENKVLKKYLILPDQSDFFKNSKIEHIGRNTSVPIIKRKNSLLVMKKKLVEVYVKGNCCSYTKDEELCHLYGGEKDGADLSDHNGGADHNGGADHNNMGDPHRGEFNREQPNQRSNLEQAGRDTNFVIEKEKINLELAKLTDKYTRMVHKIKQHRRKNLKTSFNLFMQLINEVMSKLYFPVNNVLLMGENKTDLTDIYKTVRRKYNLHDVLSKVQSLSQKKEVYEHYRAYLIYKYKSTYSACDQLFKTHQMGENINIFNFKSFYNTEFGADEFSVVRAQEAEGVEEANEAHEAGGASGVGSSPHGDAAKSGQGAPGDSFAGDVYDVYDAEDFFQVNVAPEGKAGGAAGDAAGSAAAAGTAPVEETPLERAKRIAREKKQKLMESRVKII